In Lycium ferocissimum isolate CSIRO_LF1 unplaced genomic scaffold, AGI_CSIRO_Lferr_CH_V1 ctg6346, whole genome shotgun sequence, a genomic segment contains:
- the LOC132045222 gene encoding uncharacterized protein LOC132045222, with amino-acid sequence MTTPRNAYKIDEQYPGSDLPGETAATLTTAAVAFSKSDPRYSKELLTHAKEIDSGFQFVLADLILNLLNSAGVMLVPVPFDGVGYRSWRRSVLRALSVKNKLGFINGECKKPDTNSTEFRQWERCDDMVTSWILNCLSKEISDSVEYVNYSAELWTELEDRYDQTNGAKLYQIQKEINDLMQGTLDINTYYTRIKKLWEEMSTHSAKNQCKCQCTCGAKESFHKAEHGRRLIQFLMGLNEEKKQREFRPSNRLEIGSTSLNASTVNYRNSSGRNFRTNYIGKNNHSRFNNPSRNNIYSGNNNYSSNNRNDLFCEFCKRPGHTKDKCYKPHGYPNNNHSNNPQGNYQSYPQTNNQYFRFDKGKRVVANAHGDLTSTYGEEYPRNDTQSANHQNAKLKKEQYEQMMSMLKHFQVENTGEDQNNDSNVNAGSANFTGIGPSMKRPQVIGSSGLYFLCSRCLKCNVGNATNVISVCCCFSGSDSSLVRKKLNNVNSGSNMFTRNKILISPPHVSCSSPYVHISTFHNNKTDESANDSCLFVDNNSSLTVSKNPCLSDSNNSYLSIISNVDLMWHSRLGHVPFVKMRDDFSRCTWTHLLSTKSNALQVLKAFTIMVENQFNTSIKTIRSDNGLEFTSKEANQFFQTKGILHQKSFPYKPQQNSVVERKHKHLLETARALLFQSKLPLKYWGECILTTIHLINRLPSTQLKNKSPYELLYKRKPDYSHQKTFGCLCYPTVPKVHRDKFEPRITTHIFVGYPYGIKGYKSVVFDDFSKSTETRPQNTLINDTRNVVVTEPDMPLDSSQQAPPSPISHSSPPAHPSSPPSPIPSPIFHPPAQPSSMVPQRTSQRPNKPPNT; translated from the exons ATGACAACTCCAAGGAATGCTTATAAAATTGATGAGCAATATCCTGGCTCCGACCTTCCTGGTGAAACGGCCGCAACACTGACTACTGCGGCCGTTGCTTTTAGCAAGTCGGACCCGCGTTATTCAAAGGAGCTTCTTACTCATGCCAAAGAG ATCGATTCTGGTTTTCAATTCGTGTTGGCTGACCTAattctcaatcttttga ATAGTGCTGGTGTGATGTTAGTACCAGTTCCGTTTGATGGAGTAGGATACAGGTCTTGGAGAAGAAGCGTACTTCGAGCCTTATCAGTGAAAAACAAATTAGGGTTCATCAATGGTGAATGTAAGAAACCTGATACAAATTCAACTGAATTTCGCCAATGGGAAAGGTGCGACGACATGGTGACATCATGGATATTGAATTGTTTGTCTAAAGAAATTTCAGACAGTGTTGAGTATGTTAATTACTCTGCAGAACTGTGGACTGAATTGGAAGATAGGTACGACCAAACAAATGGGGCAAAATTATATCAAATCCAAAAGGAAATAAATGACCTGATGCAAGGAACCTTAGATATCAATACCTACTACACAAGGATAAAAAAGTTGTGGGAAGAAATGAGCACACATAGTGCCAAAAACCAGTGCAAATGTCAATGTACATGTGGAGCAAAGGAAAGCTTTCACAAAGCAGAACATGGCAGACGTTTGATTCAATTCCTTATGGGATTGAATGAG gagaaaaaacaaagagaatttAGGCCCAGTAATCGACTGGAAATTGGATCAACTTCATTGAATGCATCTACTGTGAACTACAGAAATTCATCTGGAAGGAACTTTAGAACAAATTATATAGGAAAGAACAACCACTCAAGATTCAACAATCCATCAAGAAACAATATTTACTCAGGAAACAACAACTACTCAAGCAACAATAGAAATGACTTATTTTGTGAATTCTGCAAAAGACCAGGACATACCAAAGACAAATGCTACAAACCGCATGGGTATCCTAATAACAACCATAGCAACAATCCACAAGGCAACTACCAAAGCTATCCACAAACCAATAACCAGTACTTTAGATTTGATAAAGGGAAGAGAGTTGTAGCTAATGCACATGGGGATTTGACGTCCACTTATGGAGAGGAATATCCAAGAAATGATACTCAGAGTGctaaccatcagaatgccaaatTGAAAAAGGAACAATATGAACAAATGATGAGTATGCTGAAACATTTCCAAGTTGAGAACACTGGAGAAGATCAGAATAATGACTCTAATGTCAATGCTGGTTCTGCCAACTTTACAGGTATT GGCCCTTCAATGAAGAGGCCTCAGGTGATTGGTAGTAGTGGACTCTACTTTCTTTGTTCCAGATGTCTCAAGTGTAATGTTGGTAATGCTACTAATGTGATTTctgtttgttgttgtttttctgGTAGTGACTCCTCTCTTGTTAGAAAGAAGCTTAACAATGTAAATAGTGGCAGCAACATGTTCACTAGGAACAAAATCCTCATTTCCCCTCCACATGTTTCATGTTCATCCCCTTATGTACATATTTCCACTTTTCACAATAATAAAACTGATGAGTCTGCCAATGATTCTTGTTTGTTTGTCGACAACAACTCTAGTCTGACTGTTAGCAAAAATCCTTGTTTGTCTGATAGTAATAATTCCTACTTGTCTATCATTAGCAATGTGGACTTAATGTGGCATAGCAGACTTGGCCATGTGCCCTTTGTTAAAATGAGAG ATGACTTTAGCAGATGCACATGGACACATCTGCTTAGCACCAAGAGTAATGCTCTCCAAGTCTTAAAGGCCTTCACCATTATGGTAGAAAATCAGTTTAACACCTCCATTAAAACCATCAGATCAGACAATGGCCTTGAATTCACCAGTAAAGAAGCCAATCAATTCTTTCAAACCAAAGGTATACTTCATCAGAAAAGTTTCCCTTATAAACCACAACAAAATAGTGTGGTGGAAAGAAAGCATAAACACTTGCTTGAAACTGCCAGAGCACTTTTGTTTCAGTCCAAATTGCCCTTGAAATATTGGGGAGAGTGCATACTGACAACTATTCATCTTATAAACAGACTCCCATCAACCCAATTGAAGAATAAGTCCCCTTATGAACTTTTATACAAAAGAAAACCAGACTATTCTCACCAAAAAACCTTTGGATGTCTATGCTATCCAACTGTGCCAAAGGTGCATAGAGACAAGTTTGAACCAAGAATCACAACTCACATATTTGTGGGATATCCTTATGGCATAAAGGGCTACAAG TCTGTAGTGTTTGATGATTTCTCTAAAAGTACTGAAACAAGACCTCAGAATACCCTAATTAATGATACTAGAAATGTAGTTGTCACTGAACCTGATATGCCACTTGACTCATCCCAACAAGCACCTCCATCTCCCATTTCCCATTCATCACCTCCTGCTCATCCCTCTTCACCACCATCACCAATCCCATCTCCTATTTTCCACCCACCAGCTCAACCTTCATCCATGGTTCCACAGAGAACTTCACAGAGACCTAATAAACCACCTAACACCTAA